From Molothrus ater isolate BHLD 08-10-18 breed brown headed cowbird chromosome 8, BPBGC_Mater_1.1, whole genome shotgun sequence, a single genomic window includes:
- the PLAU gene encoding urokinase-type plasminogen activator — translation MKLLIFLTVTLGALVTGLESIYSWKYYKQYKRRSEHKECPCLNGGTCITYYLFSGIGRCICPDGYTGLHCELDTDSTCYTENGESYRGMATEDKCLPWNLPSLIRRGRYHAYSENALQLGLGKHSYCRNPNGRSGPWCYTKKGSAIRETLCNIEKCGPTCGQRSISKMFKIVGGKQAEVESQPWIAGIFQTIRGMEHFLCGGSLIDPCWVLTAAHCFHTPSRRPINKSVYKVFLGKSILNVTDDKEQVFMVDEIISHPDFTDETGGNENDIALIRIRTTSGQCAVESKYVRTVCLPERDLSLKENTHCEIAGYGKQDFYDIFYAQRLMSATVNLISQRKCKYEYYDNIRVTDNMVCAGDPTWQIDACKGDSGGPMVCEHNGRMMVYGIVSWGDGCAKENKPGVYTRVTQYLNWIDSSMNGLAAKSRFLPEPK, via the exons ATGAAGTTACTCATCTTCCTCACAGTAACGTTGGGTGCCCTTGTCACGGGACTAGAGTCT aTTTATAGCTGGAAATACTACAAGCAATATAAACGCAGATCAGAACACAAGG AATGCCCTTGTTTGAATGGAGGAACATGCATTACCTATTACCTCTTCAGTGGAATTGGTCGTTGCATATGTCCAGATGGATACACTGGGCTTCACTGTGAACTAG acACTGACAGCACATGCTATACTGAAAATGGGGAGAGCTACAGAGGGATGGCAACAGAAGACAAATGTCTGCCATGGAACTTGCCCTCACTAATCAGGAGGGGTCGTTACCACGCTTACTCAGAGAATGCTTTGCAGCTTGGGCTGGGCAAACACAGCTACTGCAG AAACCCAAATGGAAGGAGCGGACCCTGGTGTTACACCAAAAAGGGATCTGCCATTCGAGAAACACTTTGCAACATAGAGAAGTGTG ggCCTACATGTGGTCAAAGGAGCATCAGTAAGATGTTCAAGATTGTTGGTGGAAAGCAGGCAGAGGTTGAGTCTCAGCCTTGGATAGCAGGCATCTTCCAAACCATAAGGGGCATGGAGCACTTCCTGTGTGGTGGCAGCCTCATCGACCCTTGCTGGgtgctcacagcagcacacTGTTTCCACACTCC GTCAAGAAGACCAATAAACAAATCTGTTTACAAAGTTTTCCTTGGAAAGTCCATACTGAATGTTACTGATGATAAAGAACAAGTATTCATGGTTGATGAGATAATCTCTCACCCTGACTTTACAGATGAAACAGGTGGCAATGAGAATGATATTG CTTTGATAAGGATAAGAACAACTTCTGGACAGTGTGCAGTAGAATCCAAGTATGTCAGAACAGTCTGCTTGCCAGAGAGGGACCTCTCCTTAAAGGAAAATACACACTGTGAAATAGCTGGCTATGGAAAACAAGATTTTT atgACATCTTCTATGCTCAAAGACTGATGTCAGCCACTGTGAACTTAATATCacagagaaaatgcaaatatgaaTACTATGACAATATTAGAGTTACTGACAACATGGTCTGTGCTGGGGATCCCACATGGCAGATTGATGCCTGCAAG GGAGATTCCGGTGGTCCCATGGTCTGTGAGCACAATGGCAGGATGATGGTTTATGGCATTGTCAGCTGGGGAGATGGCtgtgcaaaggaaaacaagcctGGTGTTTACACCAGAGTTACTCAATACCTTAACTGGATTGACTCCAGCATGAATGGGTTAGCTGCCAAGAGTCGTTTTCTTCCTGAACCAAAGTGA